From a single Molothrus ater isolate BHLD 08-10-18 breed brown headed cowbird chromosome Z, BPBGC_Mater_1.1, whole genome shotgun sequence genomic region:
- the LOC118699543 gene encoding avidin-like, with product MGRSAFALVLALALAVCVASVERKCLLSGSWRSDTSCRMVVSTLDKDNRFSGFYLPGPAAGYSELLTSPLEGSQQDTELVPQPTFSFTVNWRLQDSETAQTSVFLGQCYVDPKGEETLHALWLLREAADSPAEDWKGTRIGTSTFTRIK from the exons ATGGGGAGAAGTGCCTTTGCCCTGGTCCTCGCCCTTGCCCTGGCAGTGTGTGTGGCCTCTGTGGAGAGGAAG TGCCTTCTCTCCGGGTCGTGGCGGAGTGACACCAGCTGCCGGATGGTTGTGTCCACCTTGGACAAGGACAATAGATTCTCCGGTTTTTACCTGCCGGGACCTGCTGCTGGCTACTCAGAACTCCTCACCTCACCACTGGAGGGGTCCCAACAAGATACAGAGCTGGTCCCACAGCCCACCTTCTCCTTCACTGTGAACTGGAGGCTCCAAG ACTCAGAGACTGCCCAGACAAGTGTCTTCCTGGGCCAGTGCTATGTGGACCCCAAGGGGGAGGAGACCCTGCATGCCCTGTGGCTCCTGCGAGAGGCAGCCGACAGTCCTGCAGAGGACTGGAAAGGCACCCG